Genomic DNA from Urocitellus parryii isolate mUroPar1 chromosome 5, mUroPar1.hap1, whole genome shotgun sequence:
GGCCCCAGCGGCAGTCCAGCTGGGCAAGGAGAGCTCAGATGGCCTGGAGGAGTGGCCCCCAGTACCTGAGACCAGGGAACCACAATATCCAGGCGGAGTGGAGGTGACGCCTCCGCATTCAGCCGGCAGCTTGGAAATCCTTGGGGCCTGCGACCCGCCTCCCAGCGATTCAGGCCCCGCCTATGAAGCTGGGGCAAATTCTGCCTCCCAGGAAAGCCGCTGGCAGCAAATGGGACCACCTCTGACCCACACACAGCTGCCCAGGGACCTGCACAGTCCTGCTCTGGCTGCAGCAATCAGCGGTTCCTGCAAGAAGCCTCCGGACACCAGTGACGCTCAGGGTCACTCACAGTTAGGAACAGAAAGGGCTGAACCCCATCAAGTCATCAGTGTGGCTGCAGGTGGCCAGCCAGCTGGGGGTTTGCTGGTGAGTGCCCAGCCCTCTCCACTCCCTCCGACTGGGGAAACGTGTCCAGATTCAAGCCCCATGGCACCTACAGATGCTCAGATCCCTGTTGCCGAAGGAGGATCCAGCCGGTTGGCCAGGGAGACGATTTCCCAGGCGGAGAAACCAGTTTCTGCAGAAGCAGCCAAAGAGCTGGTGAATACAGGGTTGGGAGGATTGGAGGGGGGGGCATCAGAtcttgagagacagagagagcaccCAAAAGGGAGCACTGGGGAGTTTCCTGCCCCGTCACCTCAGGAGAGAGCAGAGTCCTGGAACAGGGAGCAAAGCCAGGGGGTCACACTAGGGATGCcgctgccccctcctcctcctgggactTCGAGTGAAAGTATTGGAAGGTCAGAGGGGCCGAAGGATGGAGCCAAGGCCCTCGAGGATGATGAGGGTCCTGCTGTGGCTACAGAAGAGATCAGATCAGCTGGAGACAACCCCAGGAGCCAGGATGCCACCCCAGAGCCACCTGGTGGTACAGATCCTGGAAACCTGAGGGCAGAGGAGTCGCAGGCTCTTGGTGGCAAGCCCAATACTGAGGGGGACAAAGATGAGGTTTCGAAACAAAGTGGCAAAGAACAAAGCAGAATCCTTCCCAGCTTAGACTCAGCACAGCCACCCAGGAAGAACAGTGCTGGACACATAGACGGTCCCAACCCTCAGTCAATGCAGGTAGCGTGGCCGGCGACGGCTGGTGCCAATGTGACCACTGCAGCCACCTCACTGCTCTTCCCTGAGGAGAAGCCGGTCCTGCCCCCAGCACCAGATGAAACTGAGGATGTTGTTCCGGGGTTGCAGTCCAGATGCCCTGATACCCTTCAGGACACGTGGGGATTGGGAAGAATGGAGTCTCTTCCTGCTTTAGAATCAGAGAAATCAGATTTCCTGTCGACTCCTGCTGCAGAGGTTGTATCCAAAGCCCAAGAGGTAGAGaacacattggaaaaaaagacAGCAGGCCACCTGTCCCCACAGAGGCCCCGCAGCTGTGATGGGGAGAACTTGCTGACATCCCCAGGCCAATCCTCTGGGCCAGGGCACAATGTAGATGGACAGGAAGTTCATGCTGATGTGCCAAACACTCCCTGTGAGGAGACCCCAGCAGTGGATACGATGCTCGGTCTGAAGCCAGATTTTCAGGGAAACCCGTCCCGCCCAGAGGACAGTGGGACAAGAGAAGCTGCATCCGAGAGGCCCCCACTGTCTTCTGAGAACGGCCTCGTGCCATCACAGTCAGACACGGGGGCACCCATCATTGATAAGCTCAGGGAGATGACTCAACCTCCTGCAAATGGGAAAGAGGCTTATCCAGGCAACCCAGGTGTGAAGAACCAGGGTGCAGGTCCTTCCCCAGCCCACGTACCCACGGAGCCTTGGGAGGACGTGTGCTTGCCCAGTTATGAAGGACAGGAGCAGGCATCTGGATCAGAACTTCAAAGTGTGCTTCCCAAAGACAGTCTGTGTGACGCTCCAAGTTTGGTTCTAGAGAGTTCTCCATCGGAAGAGTCAGAATTGCCAACTCCAACAGAACAGAAGTTGCCTGCATTAGGGGAGAATGGGCAAGAGGGAGCAGGCAGCCGTGGCCATCTTTCAGGGGTCTTGCTTAACGCAGGAGACACTTTAAAAGACTCTTCTGTTGCAGGGAGCTTGGGCGGGGAGGGAAGCTGCTGTGCTGGGCAGGGGCCAAACAAGTCCCAACAGGAGCTGGGTGATGCTGTGGAAGCAGGCAGCCTGCGTGAAGGGGCATGTTGCTGGGACGCGGGGGTAGCTGACGCACAGCCCCCACCCTCGGGCCTGTGCGAGGCAGAGATGGCAAGTAGAGACACAGTGGGGGCCCCGCCTCATCCACCTGACTCAGTGGCCCTCCTGGATACAGCTCATGGTCTGGCAGCCCCAGCACTGGCCAGCCCCAGAGTCACACCCACCCAGGATGCTCCAGAGAGACAGACATGTGATCAAGCCCAGGAAGAGAGGCAGCAACCAGGGCCGGCCCTACAGCAAGAAATGGAGTGCCCTGCCACCTCGGCCACCACAGTTACAGAGACCCATAAGCTTCTTGAGAAGTTCCCGCTGGCTGGGGAGCAGGGTGGTGAAGGGGGGGCTGCTGCAGCTGGTGAGAGTGCCGGTGAAGGAGGCCCAGGGACGCAGCAAACTCCAGAGGAGCCACAAACCGCTCCAGGTGACACCTTTGCTCAGACTGAGCACTGCCCCACCTCCAGGAAAGGACCTTCTACCTCCGTCCCTGGCGAGTCCTGCGAGACTGAGCAGCTCATGCCCAGCTGCCAGGATGCCTTGCCACGGGCTGGAGAGCTAGATGGGATACCCAGAGGCACGGAGGGCATTTCTGCACATCAGGCTGGCCCTGACCCAGAGAGGCCCCTGCCGGCTGGGAAAGACACTGCTCCTGACACCCCTTACCTGCATATCAATGGAGCCGCAGGGAAAGGAGCAGAAGACAGTGGTCTGAGAGCTGTTTCCTCCGAGGGCCCCACAGCTCCCAGTGAAAGTCCCTGTCCCATGGAGGAGTCCCTGCTGGAAAAGGCTGCCTCTGCGAAGCTGCCGGCCAGCCTCCTCTTGCAACCAGGAGCTGCAGGTGGGAAGGGCTCTGCTGTGCCTGCCAGCTCTGGAAGCCCCAAAGCTGGAACCACTGAGGAACCTGGGGACTCCATGCCCTACCTGGACAGGATGCCTCTTCTGGCCAAGAGTAAGCAGATGACAGAGGAGGACAAAGTGGCCACAGCTCCAGAAGCCAGGCCCTGTGAGATTCCAGCCTGCTCTGGCAGCGAGGACAGCATGGTGGGTGATGCAGCAAGACAGACAGAGGGCAGCAGGGACAGGGTGGTAGAGACGCCTCCAGATCTAAGGAGAGGTGCACCAGGTGGTACGGAAGCAAGCTCCAAGCAGCCTAGCCCCATTGTAGGGCTCCATGATTTCAGGGAGCACATCACCAGAATCTTTGAGCAATCAGTGCTTGGAGCCCTGACTGCTGACCAGCCCCAGAATGCACCAAGTGAAAaggcaggagctgggaggagtATGGTGGGCAAGGACCTCACCACGCTACTAAGCCCAGAGAAGCTTCTAGATGGAACTCAAGGAATGGCTGCTACCACTCTCCCTGCACCTCCTGCTGGACTCTGGGTGGAGAAGAAGCCAGAGTTGGCTGTGGAGGCTAAGATTTCCCATCTGGTTTCCCAGGATACAGCTCCAGACAAGCTGCCAGGTGAGTCAGATGCCAGTGTTGAGGAGGAGGTGACTGGTGTACCACTCGTAGCAAGGAGAAGCGAGAGGCCAGACCTGGGAGCCGAGGTTCACTCACAGCAGGCGAGGGGTGGGCAGGAACTAGCTTCAGGCCTTTCCTCACCAGTGGCTGCTCAGGGGACATCTTTAGAGAGAGCTGCTGACTTCCAGGTGGCTCCCCAGAGCCTTGGAGAAGAGGCCTCCGTTCAAGGTGACAGAATTCTTTCTGGAAAACAGTGCCAGGGAACACTGGTCTCCGACAGTCACCCTGGAAAAGATGGTACCCAGGACTTGGCTCACACGGTGGGTGCAGGTGATGTGCCAGAATCTACCTGTGCTCTAGAATCCTCTCCTCCCCGTGGGGATGTTTTAATTGAGCCCGAGGCTAATAGTGACCTGCTTGGGGGTGAAAGGAAGCCTGAAGCTGATGCCAGCATCCTGGAAATGCAAAACGCCCCTGGCCACCTGAGCATCCCTGAACCACTGGCTAGAGAAGTGCTGGACACTCCCCAGGAGCCCAGCGAGAAGGCAGGAGCTGCTGGGGAAGTGAAGGGTGACATCACGTCGAGCACAGCCCAGGCATGGGCACACACAGCTGGTGACCTGCCAGAAACAGGTGCTGCAAGGATGATCGCCGGCGTAGCTCAGGACTCGGTGCTGCCAGGGAGCCATCAGGCGATGGAGGACACAGCTGCCCTGCGAGGGGACAGCCCAAGTGGGCACCAGCCGGCCAAGGAGCAGCTGGGACCTGAGCTCCCTACTCCAGCTGGGAATGGGGAGGTGCGTGTTTCACCCCCAGAGCCTGATGACACTGGAGACTCAAAGCTGCAACACCTGGCTCCGGAAGAGCAACACGCTGACAGGTACTTCAATTAAATTCTTGTGGGTTCAGCTTCAAGGGTGAAACTcagcctgatttttaaaaagtcaacccAATAGATGGGTGGTTTTCCCAAAGACTAAGTTTTACATATCTAATGGCTGATATACCGCTTGCCCTCTCTGGATGTACTGAGATTCTGCAATATGTGAGCGATGGTTGGAGGAGTGAGGACTGTCTGTTTTACATGCCTCGCTGCTTTTCTATTAACTTAAACCGCTGCCAAAGCGTCATGCGTTCACTGGCTGGCAGTGCTTGGGTGGGTGTGGGTTGAAATCAGTCGTACGTTTTTCTGGAGATGCAGATCTATCTGCTTTTGAGTCTAGATATGTTTAGAGGGGGCTTAGATGATTTGGAAGCATTTCTAAGCCATTAGTTGTATGACCTTTGTTTCCCTCACACCCCACCCTGCCCGAAGGATTTTGGTGTAGTAGCCACTTAAAGCTTTCATTGGgaaatatgtttttcaaaaatgactAGGAGATTGATGTCTCTCTTACCATCAACATTATCTTATCTATTGCTCCCTTTCATTGTCCCAGAAAGAGCCCGGGGCCTGGCCCAGCTACCTTACCTACGGTTCCTGAGAAGGATGCTCCGAGATTCCCTTCAGATGAGACCAGCTGTGTGGGAGGACCAGAAAGGTCAGTGAAGTTCACCGGCACCTTCCTCAGCCCCAGAAACACTGGGAGTTTCACTAGAGAGGGTAGTCTTTATACACGAGTCCTACACAAGAGAGGCAGAGAGCCAGCCCCCTCCTGCAGGCAGGTGAAGTGGTGCTGAGATGACTCAAAGCGCCACTGTTGTGAGATGAGCCGAGTCCCTTTCATATTTGTGCTCAATACCTTTAAAAATCAGAATGACTTTATTGAGATACTAGCCACATACCATAGAATCCACTCATTTAAAGTGTACaaatgaggctggggatgcagctccatggtggagtgcttgtctagcatgcacgaggctctggattccatctccagcactgcaaaagagaaagagaaagaaagaaagaatatacgGTGTACGATTCAGTAACTTTTAGTGTACTTAGAGCTGGATTCAGTAACTTTTAGTGTACTTAGAGCTGTGCAACCATGGCTACGATCAATTTCAGAACATGTTCTGCACCACCTGCACATCATACCTCAACCCCTCGTGCTCTCAGCCACAGGCACCCATTAATCTAGCTTATTGCCTTTTGAGGCAAATGGGTCAGCACTGGTTTAATCTCTGAAGCAGGTGTGGCTCATCAACAGCAGCCTATGTTGCCCAGAGATCTTGAGATTAGGAGCACGGGTTTCAGATGTGTGTGACGGCCAGATCCTCACACTTTCAGGGGACTGCCTGTTCTTTCCTAAGTGAAATGTTACCTGTAATTCTGCCGGAGCTGCTGCTTAAGTTTCATCCTTTGGGGGTAAGGAAACATGTGGACACGCACACTCCGGAAAAGCTCTGCAGTATCCCAAGATCTCGGgctgtcgtgtgtgtgtgtgtgtgtgtgtgtgtgtgtgtgttgtgcgtGCGCGCATGTGCACATTTGTAAACATGTGCGGTAGGGTCGGAGTCTAAATTAGTACCTATGTCTCCACCAACAGCTGCAggcattttataaa
This window encodes:
- the Tacc2 gene encoding transforming acidic coiled-coil-containing protein 2 isoform X4, whose translation is MGNENSTSERQLEDANLRNVVLWPPNPDAVQRTSAVNPGSAQTPEDGQDTKGKQGDPPGSPGHRDSTSAGLGSPPSTSESAASRDPTFLSPEVTEPRKTPQEARGPGGSSLPGLSPPREQEWPRTSMPFTECPPEACLASPTAAPETSPSAPGDVMAAFTPEGDSSTHHSGIAILPSTGCEEEPREEAQDSSSSSHIGQLTGIQPAQPAGPRRELPCAEGAHSGGFEAREEEAAGPPAESGQGPASVQVATKAPAAVQLGKESSDGLEEWPPVPETREPQYPGGVEVTPPHSAGSLEILGACDPPPSDSGPAYEAGANSASQESRWQQMGPPLTHTQLPRDLHSPALAAAISGSCKKPPDTSDAQGHSQLGTERAEPHQVISVAAGGQPAGGLLVSAQPSPLPPTGETCPDSSPMAPTDAQIPVAEGGSSRLARETISQAEKPVSAEAAKELVNTGLGGLEGGASDLERQREHPKGSTGEFPAPSPQERAESWNREQSQGVTLGMPLPPPPPGTSSESIGRSEGPKDGAKALEDDEGPAVATEEIRSAGDNPRSQDATPEPPGGTDPGNLRAEESQALGGKPNTEGDKDEVSKQSGKEQSRILPSLDSAQPPRKNSAGHIDGPNPQSMQVAWPATAGANVTTAATSLLFPEEKPVLPPAPDETEDVVPGLQSRCPDTLQDTWGLGRMESLPALESEKSDFLSTPAAEVVSKAQEVENTLEKKTAGHLSPQRPRSCDGENLLTSPGQSSGPGHNVDGQEVHADVPNTPCEETPAVDTMLGLKPDFQGNPSRPEDSGTREAASERPPLSSENGLVPSQSDTGAPIIDKLREMTQPPANGKEAYPGNPGVKNQGAGPSPAHVPTEPWEDVCLPSYEGQEQASGSELQSVLPKDSLCDAPSLVLESSPSEESELPTPTEQKLPALGENGQEGAGSRGHLSGVLLNAGDTLKDSSVAGSLGGEGSCCAGQGPNKSQQELGDAVEAGSLREGACCWDAGVADAQPPPSGLCEAEMASRDTVGAPPHPPDSVALLDTAHGLAAPALASPRVTPTQDAPERQTCDQAQEERQQPGPALQQEMECPATSATTVTETHKLLEKFPLAGEQGGEGGAAAAGESAGEGGPGTQQTPEEPQTAPGDTFAQTEHCPTSRKGPSTSVPGESCETEQLMPSCQDALPRAGELDGIPRGTEGISAHQAGPDPERPLPAGKDTAPDTPYLHINGAAGKGAEDSGLRAVSSEGPTAPSESPCPMEESLLEKAASAKLPASLLLQPGAAGGKGSAVPASSGSPKAGTTEEPGDSMPYLDRMPLLAKSKQMTEEDKVATAPEARPCEIPACSGSEDSMVGDAARQTEGSRDRVVETPPDLRRGAPGGTEASSKQPSPIVGLHDFREHITRIFEQSVLGALTADQPQNAPSEKAGAGRSMVGKDLTTLLSPEKLLDGTQGMAATTLPAPPAGLWVEKKPELAVEAKISHLVSQDTAPDKLPGESDASVEEEVTGVPLVARRSERPDLGAEVHSQQARGGQELASGLSSPVAAQGTSLERAADFQVAPQSLGEEASVQGDRILSGKQCQGTLVSDSHPGKDGTQDLAHTVGAGDVPESTCALESSPPRGDVLIEPEANSDLLGGERKPEADASILEMQNAPGHLSIPEPLAREVLDTPQEPSEKAGAAGEVKGDITSSTAQAWAHTAGDLPETGAARMIAGVAQDSVLPGSHQAMEDTAALRGDSPSGHQPAKEQLGPELPTPAGNGEVRVSPPEPDDTGDSKLQHLAPEEQHADRKSPGPGPATLPTVPEKDAPRFPSDETSCVGGPESTPATDDVIQPAAGLRNLPLVASSRHADALGQVSRGLTAQSTSPAAAHAGLAPPASDHAVLPSASAGHGVEVSSCQDLAKDASRSSDSEEAFETPESTTPVKAPPAPPPPPPEVIPEPEVSVPPAPEEPGCGSETVTVPDGPRSDSVEGSPFRPPHSSSAVFDEDKPIASSGTYNLDFDSIELVDNLQSLEPRPSDCKSQECKASARRKSTESVPPAKSTLSRSLSLQAGDFDGASCSGSPEAAALAPDAGSTGSCSASSTLKRTKKPRPPSLKKKQSTKKPTETPPVRETQQEPAEESPVSNEEYLASETKTEPAAAEGSGSASSEETPPEPAAAPKAACPLDPECAEGASPLASGGGRVQNSPPVGRKTLPLTTAPEAAEEAPSDSGGQEDSPARGLSVRLEFDYSEDKGGWDNQQENPPPTKKIGKKPVAKMPLRRPKMKKTPEKLDNTPASPPRSPAEPNDIPVAKGTYTFDIDKWDDPNFNPFSSTSKMQESPKLPQQSYNFDPDACDESIDPFKTSSKTPSSPSKSPASFEIPASAIEANGMDGDGLNKPAKKKKTPLKTDTFRVKKSPKRCPLSDPPSQDPTPAATPEAPPVISAVVHATDEEKLAVTNQKWTCMTVDLEADKQDFPQPSDLSTFVNETKFNSPTEGKQLSGQPDPHPALENTASREQRARKVTSQSELGYRNAYEIEYMEKLGSSLPQDDDTPKKQSLYLMFDTSQESPVKSPTRMSESPTPCSGSSFEETEALVNAAAKIQRPVSRGLASSQEPHLQVPEKSSQPELEAMALGTSSEAIEITAPEAAFASADALLSRLAHPASLCGALDYLEPDLAEKNPPVFAQKLQREAAHPPDVSISKTALYSRIGTSEVEKPAGLLFQQPDLDSALQVARAEVLTKEREVSEWKEKYEESRREVMEMRKIVAEYEKTIAQMIEDEQREKSVSHQTVQQLVLEKEQALADLNSVEKSLADLFRRYEKMKEVLEGFRKNEEVLKKCAQEYLSRVKKEEQRYQALKVHAEEKLDRANAEIAQVRGKAQQEQAAYQASLRKEQLRVDALERTLEQKNKEIEELTKICDELIAKMGKS
- the Tacc2 gene encoding transforming acidic coiled-coil-containing protein 2 isoform X2, which encodes MGNENSTSERQLEDANLRNVVLWPPNPDAVQRTSAVNPGSAQTPEDGQDTKGKQGDPPGSPGHRDSTSAGLGSPPSTSESAASRDPTFLSPEVTEPRKTPQEARGPGGSSLPGLSPPREQEWPRTSMPFTECPPEACLASPTAAPETSPSAPGDVMAAFTPEGDSSTHHSGIAILPSTGCEEEPREEAQDSSSSSHIGQLTGIQPAQPAGPRRELPCAEGAHSGGFEAREEEAAGPPAESGQGPASVQVATKAPAAVQLGKESSDGLEEWPPVPETREPQYPGGVEVTPPHSAGSLEILGACDPPPSDSGPAYEAGANSASQESRWQQMGPPLTHTQLPRDLHSPALAAAISGSCKKPPDTSDAQGHSQLGTERAEPHQVISVAAGGQPAGGLLVSAQPSPLPPTGETCPDSSPMAPTDAQIPVAEGGSSRLARETISQAEKPVSAEAAKELVNTGLGGLEGGASDLERQREHPKGSTGEFPAPSPQERAESWNREQSQGVTLGMPLPPPPPGTSSESIGRSEGPKDGAKALEDDEGPAVATEEIRSAGDNPRSQDATPEPPGGTDPGNLRAEESQALGGKPNTEGDKDEVSKQSGKEQSRILPSLDSAQPPRKNSAGHIDGPNPQSMQVAWPATAGANVTTAATSLLFPEEKPVLPPAPDETEDVVPGLQSRCPDTLQDTWGLGRMESLPALESEKSDFLSTPAAEVVSKAQEVENTLEKKTAGHLSPQRPRSCDGENLLTSPGQSSGPGHNVDGQEVHADVPNTPCEETPAVDTMLGLKPDFQGNPSRPEDSGTREAASERPPLSSENGLVPSQSDTGAPIIDKLREMTQPPANGKEAYPGNPGVKNQGAGPSPAHVPTEPWEDVCLPSYEGQEQASGSELQSVLPKDSLCDAPSLVLESSPSEESELPTPTEQKLPALGENGQEGAGSRGHLSGVLLNAGDTLKDSSVAGSLGGEGSCCAGQGPNKSQQELGDAVEAGSLREGACCWDAGVADAQPPPSGLCEAEMASRDTVGAPPHPPDSVALLDTAHGLAAPALASPRVTPTQDAPERQTCDQAQEERQQPGPALQQEMECPATSATTVTETHKLLEKFPLAGEQGGEGGAAAAGESAGEGGPGTQQTPEEPQTAPGDTFAQTEHCPTSRKGPSTSVPGESCETEQLMPSCQDALPRAGELDGIPRGTEGISAHQAGPDPERPLPAGKDTAPDTPYLHINGAAGKGAEDSGLRAVSSEGPTAPSESPCPMEESLLEKAASAKLPASLLLQPGAAGGKGSAVPASSGSPKAGTTEEPGDSMPYLDRMPLLAKSKQMTEEDKVATAPEARPCEIPACSGSEDSMVGDAARQTEGSRDRVVETPPDLRRGAPGGTEASSKQPSPIVGLHDFREHITRIFEQSVLGALTADQPQNAPSEKAGAGRSMVGKDLTTLLSPEKLLDGTQGMAATTLPAPPAGLWVEKKPELAVEAKISHLVSQDTAPDKLPGESDASVEEEVTGVPLVARRSERPDLGAEVHSQQARGGQELASGLSSPVAAQGTSLERAADFQVAPQSLGEEASVQGDRILSGKQCQGTLVSDSHPGKDGTQDLAHTVGAGDVPESTCALESSPPRGDVLIEPEANSDLLGGERKPEADASILEMQNAPGHLSIPEPLAREVLDTPQEPSEKAGAAGEVKGDITSSTAQAWAHTAGDLPETGAARMIAGVAQDSVLPGSHQAMEDTAALRGDSPSGHQPAKEQLGPELPTPAGNGEVRVSPPEPDDTGDSKLQHLAPEEQHADRKSPGPGPATLPTVPEKDAPRFPSDETSCVGGPESTPATDDVIQPAAGLRNLPLVASSRHADALGQVSRGLTAQSTSPAAAHAGLAPPASDHAVLPSASAGHGVEVSSCQDLAKDASRSSDSEEAFETPESTTPVKAPPAPPPPPPEVIPEPEVSVPPAPEEPGCGSETVTVPDGPRSDSVEGSPFRPPHSSSAVFDEDKPIASSGTYNLDFDSIELVDNLQSLEPRPSDCKSQECKASARRKSTESVPPAKSTLSRSLSLQAGDFDGASCSGSPEAAALAPDAGSTGSCSASSTLKRTKKPRPPSLKKKQSTKKPTETPPVRETQQEPAEESPVSNEEYLASETKTEPAAAEGSGSASSEETPPEPAAAPKAACPLDPECAEGASPLASGGGRVQNSPPVGRKTLPLTTAPEAAEEAPSDSGGQEDSPARGLSVRLEFDYSEDKGGWDNQQENPPPTKKIGKKPVAKMPLRRPKMKKTPEKLDNTPASPPRSPAEPNDIPVAKGTYTFDIDKWDDPNFNPFSSTSKMQESPKLPQQSYNFDPDACDESIDPFKTSSKTPSSPSKSPASFEIPASAIEANGMDGDGLNKPAKKKKTPLKTDTFRVKKSPKRCPLSDPPSQDPTPAATPEAPPVISAVVHATDEEKLAVTNQKWTCMTVDLEADKQDFPQPSDLSTFVNETKFNSPTEGKQLSGQPDPHPALENTASREQRARKVTSQSELGYRNAYEIEYMEKLGSSLPDDDTPKKQSLYLMFDTSQESPVKSPTRMSESPTPCSGSSFEETEALVNAAAKIQRPVSRGLASSQEPHLQVPEKSSQPELEAMALGTSSEAIEITAPEAAFASADALLSRLAHPASLCGALDYLEPDLAEKNPPVFAQKLQEELEFAIMRIEALKLARQIALASRSRQDTKREAAHPPDVSISKTALYSRIGTSEVEKPAGLLFQQPDLDSALQVARAEVLTKEREVSEWKEKYEESRREVMEMRKIVAEYEKTIAQMIEDEQREKSVSHQTVQQLVLEKEQALADLNSVEKSLADLFRRYEKMKEVLEGFRKNEEVLKKCAQEYLSRVKKEEQRYQALKVHAEEKLDRANAEIAQVRGKAQQEQAAYQASLRKEQLRVDALERTLEQKNKEIEELTKICDELIAKMGKS
- the Tacc2 gene encoding transforming acidic coiled-coil-containing protein 2 isoform X5, coding for MGNENSTSERQLEDANLRNVVLWPPNPDAVQRTSAVNPGSAQTPEDGQDTKGKQGDPPGSPGHRDSTSAGLGSPPSTSESAASRDPTFLSPEVTEPRKTPQEARGPGGSSLPGLSPPREQEWPRTSMPFTECPPEACLASPTAAPETSPSAPGDVMAAFTPEGDSSTHHSGIAILPSTGCEEEPREEAQDSSSSSHIGQLTGIQPAQPAGPRRELPCAEGAHSGGFEAREEEAAGPPAESGQGPASVQVATKAPAAVQLGKESSDGLEEWPPVPETREPQYPGGVEVTPPHSAGSLEILGACDPPPSDSGPAYEAGANSASQESRWQQMGPPLTHTQLPRDLHSPALAAAISGSCKKPPDTSDAQGHSQLGTERAEPHQVISVAAGGQPAGGLLVSAQPSPLPPTGETCPDSSPMAPTDAQIPVAEGGSSRLARETISQAEKPVSAEAAKELVNTGLGGLEGGASDLERQREHPKGSTGEFPAPSPQERAESWNREQSQGVTLGMPLPPPPPGTSSESIGRSEGPKDGAKALEDDEGPAVATEEIRSAGDNPRSQDATPEPPGGTDPGNLRAEESQALGGKPNTEGDKDEVSKQSGKEQSRILPSLDSAQPPRKNSAGHIDGPNPQSMQVAWPATAGANVTTAATSLLFPEEKPVLPPAPDETEDVVPGLQSRCPDTLQDTWGLGRMESLPALESEKSDFLSTPAAEVVSKAQEVENTLEKKTAGHLSPQRPRSCDGENLLTSPGQSSGPGHNVDGQEVHADVPNTPCEETPAVDTMLGLKPDFQGNPSRPEDSGTREAASERPPLSSENGLVPSQSDTGAPIIDKLREMTQPPANGKEAYPGNPGVKNQGAGPSPAHVPTEPWEDVCLPSYEGQEQASGSELQSVLPKDSLCDAPSLVLESSPSEESELPTPTEQKLPALGENGQEGAGSRGHLSGVLLNAGDTLKDSSVAGSLGGEGSCCAGQGPNKSQQELGDAVEAGSLREGACCWDAGVADAQPPPSGLCEAEMASRDTVGAPPHPPDSVALLDTAHGLAAPALASPRVTPTQDAPERQTCDQAQEERQQPGPALQQEMECPATSATTVTETHKLLEKFPLAGEQGGEGGAAAAGESAGEGGPGTQQTPEEPQTAPGDTFAQTEHCPTSRKGPSTSVPGESCETEQLMPSCQDALPRAGELDGIPRGTEGISAHQAGPDPERPLPAGKDTAPDTPYLHINGAAGKGAEDSGLRAVSSEGPTAPSESPCPMEESLLEKAASAKLPASLLLQPGAAGGKGSAVPASSGSPKAGTTEEPGDSMPYLDRMPLLAKSKQMTEEDKVATAPEARPCEIPACSGSEDSMVGDAARQTEGSRDRVVETPPDLRRGAPGGTEASSKQPSPIVGLHDFREHITRIFEQSVLGALTADQPQNAPSEKAGAGRSMVGKDLTTLLSPEKLLDGTQGMAATTLPAPPAGLWVEKKPELAVEAKISHLVSQDTAPDKLPGESDASVEEEVTGVPLVARRSERPDLGAEVHSQQARGGQELASGLSSPVAAQGTSLERAADFQVAPQSLGEEASVQGDRILSGKQCQGTLVSDSHPGKDGTQDLAHTVGAGDVPESTCALESSPPRGDVLIEPEANSDLLGGERKPEADASILEMQNAPGHLSIPEPLAREVLDTPQEPSEKAGAAGEVKGDITSSTAQAWAHTAGDLPETGAARMIAGVAQDSVLPGSHQAMEDTAALRGDSPSGHQPAKEQLGPELPTPAGNGEVRVSPPEPDDTGDSKLQHLAPEEQHADRKSPGPGPATLPTVPEKDAPRFPSDETSCVGGPESTPATDDVIQPAAGLRNLPLVASSRHADALGQVSRGLTAQSTSPAAAHAGLAPPASDHAVLPSASAGHGVEVSSCQDLAKDASRSSDSEEAFETPESTTPVKAPPAPPPPPPEVIPEPEVSVPPAPEEPGCGSETVTVPDGPRSDSVEGSPFRPPHSSSAVFDEDKPIASSGTYNLDFDSIELVDNLQSLEPRPSDCKSQECKASARRKSTESVPPAKSTLSRSLSLQAGDFDGASCSGSPEAAALAPDAGSTGSCSASSTLKRTKKPRPPSLKKKQSTKKPTETPPVRETQQEPAEESPVSNEEYLASETKTEPAAAEGSGSASSEETPPEPAAAPKAACPLDPECAEGASPLASGGGRVQNSPPVGRKTLPLTTAPEAAEEAPSDSGGQEDSPARGLSVRLEFDYSEDKGGWDNQQENPPPTKKIGKKPVAKMPLRRPKMKKTPEKLDNTPASPPRSPAEPNDIPVAKGTYTFDIDKWDDPNFNPFSSTSKMQESPKLPQQSYNFDPDACDESIDPFKTSSKTPSSPSKSPASFEIPASAIEANGMDGDGLNKPAKKKKTPLKTDTFRVKKSPKRCPLSDPPSQDPTPAATPEAPPVISAVVHATDEEKLAVTNQKWTCMTVDLEADKQDFPQPSDLSTFVNETKFNSPTEELGYRNAYEIEYMEKLGSSLPQDDDTPKKQSLYLMFDTSQESPVKSPTRMSESPTPCSGSSFEETEALVNAAAKIQRPVSRGLASSQEPHLQVPEKSSQPELEAMALGTSSEAIEITAPEAAFASADALLSRLAHPASLCGALDYLEPDLAEKNPPVFAQKLQEELEFAIMRIEALKLARQIALASRSRQDTKREAAHPPDVSISKTALYSRIGTSEVEKPAGLLFQQPDLDSALQVARAEVLTKEREVSEWKEKYEESRREVMEMRKIVAEYEKTIAQMIEDEQREKSVSHQTVQQLVLEKEQALADLNSVEKSLADLFRRYEKMKEVLEGFRKNEEVLKKCAQEYLSRVKKEEQRYQALKVHAEEKLDRANAEIAQVRGKAQQEQAAYQASLRKEQLRVDALERTLEQKNKEIEELTKICDELIAKMGKS